A genomic region of Fusarium oxysporum Fo47 chromosome VI, complete sequence contains the following coding sequences:
- a CDS encoding Rieske [2Fe-2S] iron-sulfur domain-containing protein, giving the protein MSISISPSFIHYLFSAAGLAALVSLLARYLSQSRPHKDPVPAFLKDTTSTARALPASWYRSPEVYELERRAIFAKKWILTTHKLRFTEPGSWVKFEQAGFQFFLVRNKQGQINGFHNICRHRAFPIMTEDKGKSSILSCKYHGWSYGLNGQLAKAPGYDDMKGFDKTKNGLLPIHVHVDAKGFIWVNLDSSKTPEDFSTEFKNIDQMARHEGFNFEDYHFDHTWGMSGDYNWKTLADNYNECYHCKTAHPDAADVADLSAYRVDTKGGNIEHFANTKPEMEEQGLRIVSNYYFPNACMTVSPNFFYMMRCVPTSPGHCSMEYEVYRHKNATDEGFQTIDAMFKRILAEDKWLCNNAQKNLNAGVFVNGEMHPKMEQGPLYFQHRVRGILNGHYQLEKAAGKEINPAQHVPSDASRGTESDMGFCSGLACGK; this is encoded by the exons AtgtccatctccatctcgcCCTCTTTCATCCACTATCTCTTCTCAGCTGCTGGCCTTGCCGCGCTCGTATCCTTGCTAGCGAGGTATCTCTCACAATCCCGACCCCATAAAGATCCCGTCCCCGCATTTCTCAAGGACACCACTTCTACAGCACGAGCTTTGCCTGCTTCTTGGTACAGATCTCCAGAAGTATACGAGCTTGAACGACGGGCTATCTTTGCTAAGAAATGGATCCTCACAACGCACAAGCTCAGATTCACAGAGCCAGGCTCGTGGGTCAAGTTTGAGCAAGCAGGCTTCCAGTTCTTTCTTGTTAGGAATAAACAGGGACAGATCAATGGATTCCACAATATCTGTAGACATCGAGCTTTTCCTATCATGACTGAAGATAAGGGAAAGTCAAGTATCCTCTCTTGCAAATACCACGGTTGGTCATACGGTCTCAATGGCCAACTTGCAAAAGCTCCGGGATATGATGACATGAAAGGCTTCGATAAGACAAAGAACGGTCTTCTGCCTATCCACGTCCATGTTGATGCCAAAGGCTTCATCTGGGTCAATCTCGACTCTTCAAAAACGCCCGAGGACTTTTCAACTGAGTTCAAGAACATCGATCAAATGGCAAGACATGAGGGCTTCAATTTCGAGGACTATCACTTTGATCATACCTGGGGCATGAGCGGAGACTACAACTGGAAGACGTTGGCTGATAACTACAACGAATGTTATCACTGCAAGACCGCACATCCAGATGCAGCTGACGTTGCAGACCTATCGGCATATCGAGTCGATACCAAGGGCGGCAACATTGAGCACTTTGCTAATACGAAACCCGAGATGGAGGAACAAGGCCTCAGGATCGTGAGTAACTACTACTTCCCCAATGCTTGCATGACTGTCTC TCCCAACTTCTTCTACATGATGCGATGCGTTCCTACTTCCCCCGGCCACTGCTCCATGGAATACGAAGTCTACAGACACAAGAACGCCACCGACGAAGGTTTCCAAACCATCGACGCGATGTTCAAGAGGATCTTGGCTGAGGATAAATGGCTCTGCAATAACGCGCAAAAGAACCTTAACGCCGGCGTTTTTGTGAATGGTGAGATGCATCCTAAGATGGAGCAGGGACCACTTTACTTTCAGCATCGCGTTAGAGGTATTTTGAATGGGCATTATCAGTTGGAGAAGGCAGCTGGAAAGGAAATCAATCCAGCGCAGCATGTCCCTTCTGATGCTTCTCGAGGGACGGAGAGTGATATGGGATTTTGCTCAGGGTTGGCTTGCGGCAAG